A window of the Acidovorax sp. YS12 genome harbors these coding sequences:
- the rplB gene encoding 50S ribosomal protein L2, with amino-acid sequence MAVIKIKPTSPGQRGAVKVSRDHLHKGAPFAGLLEPQFQKAGRNNNGHITTRHKGGGHKHHYRVVDFRRNKDAITAKVERIEYDPNRTAHIALVCYADGERRYIIAPRNLEVGATIVSGSEAPIRVGNTLPIRNIPVGSTIHCIELKPGAGAQIARSAGTSATLLAREGIYAQVRMRSGEVRKIHIECRATIGEVANEEHSLRQLGKAGVKRWMGIRPTVRGVAMNPIDHPHGGGEGRTGEGRHAVDPWGNLTKGYRTRNNKRTQTMIVSRRKK; translated from the coding sequence ATGGCCGTTATCAAGATCAAACCGACTTCCCCGGGCCAGCGCGGCGCGGTGAAGGTCTCGCGTGACCACCTGCACAAGGGTGCACCGTTCGCCGGTCTGCTGGAGCCCCAGTTCCAGAAGGCTGGCCGTAACAACAACGGTCACATCACCACCCGCCACAAGGGCGGTGGCCACAAGCACCACTACCGCGTGGTGGACTTCCGTCGCAACAAGGACGCCATCACCGCCAAGGTGGAGCGCATCGAGTACGACCCGAACCGCACGGCCCACATCGCCCTGGTGTGCTATGCCGACGGCGAGCGCCGCTACATCATCGCTCCGCGTAACCTGGAAGTGGGTGCGACCATCGTGAGCGGCTCCGAGGCGCCGATCCGCGTCGGCAACACGCTGCCGATCCGCAACATCCCGGTGGGCTCGACCATCCACTGCATCGAGCTCAAGCCCGGTGCTGGTGCCCAGATCGCCCGCTCGGCTGGTACCTCCGCGACGCTGCTGGCCCGCGAAGGCATCTACGCCCAGGTGCGCATGCGTTCCGGCGAAGTGCGCAAGATCCACATCGAGTGCCGCGCCACCATTGGCGAGGTCGCCAACGAAGAGCACAGCCTGCGCCAGCTCGGCAAGGCCGGTGTGAAGCGCTGGATGGGTATCCGCCCGACGGTGCGTGGTGTGGCCATGAACCCGATCGACCACCCGCACGGTGGTGGTGAGGGCCGTACTGGCGAAGGCCGTCACGCAGTTGACCCATGGGGCAACCTGACGAAGGGCTACCGCACCCGCAACAACAAGCGCACGCAGACCATGATCGTGTCGCGTCGCAAGAAGTAA
- the rpsS gene encoding 30S ribosomal protein S19 — translation MTRSVKKGPFVDHHLLAKVEKAIATKDKKPVKTWSRRSMVLPDFIGLTIAVHNGKQHVPVYVTDQMVGHKLGEFALTRTFKGHPADKKAKK, via the coding sequence ATGACTCGTTCCGTCAAAAAGGGTCCGTTTGTTGACCATCACTTGCTGGCCAAGGTCGAGAAGGCCATCGCCACCAAGGACAAGAAGCCCGTCAAGACCTGGTCGCGCCGCTCCATGGTGCTGCCCGATTTCATCGGCCTGACCATTGCCGTGCACAACGGCAAGCAGCACGTGCCGGTCTATGTCACCGACCAGATGGTGGGCCACAAGCTGGGCGAATTCGCCCTGACGCGCACCTTCAAGGGTCACCCCGCCGACAAGAAGGCCAAGAAGTAA
- the rplV gene encoding 50S ribosomal protein L22, whose product MSETRAVLRGVRLSVDKGRLVADLIRGKKVDQALNILTFTQKKAAGIVKKVLESAIANAEHNDGADIDELKVKTIYVEQGATLKRFTARAKGRGNRISKPTCHIYVTVGN is encoded by the coding sequence ATGTCTGAAACACGTGCAGTCCTGCGTGGCGTCCGTTTGTCGGTTGACAAGGGTCGCCTGGTCGCGGATCTGATCCGCGGCAAAAAAGTGGACCAAGCCCTGAACATCCTGACGTTCACGCAGAAAAAAGCTGCTGGCATCGTCAAGAAGGTGCTGGAGTCCGCCATCGCCAACGCCGAGCACAACGACGGCGCCGACATCGACGAGCTGAAGGTCAAGACCATCTACGTCGAGCAAGGTGCCACGCTCAAGCGCTTCACCGCGCGCGCCAAGGGCCGCGGCAACCGCATCAGCAAGCCTACCTGCCACATCTACGTGACCGTGGGTAACTGA
- the rpsC gene encoding 30S ribosomal protein S3 — MGQKIHPTGFRLAVSRNWASRWYASNRDFAGMLAEDIKVREFLKAKLKNAAVSRILIERPAKNARITIYSARPGVVIGKKGEDIENLKKELATRLGVPVAVNIEEVRKPEIDAKLIADSITQQLEKRIMFRRAMKRAMQNAMRLGAQGIKIMSSGRLNGIEIARTEWYREGRVPLHTLRADIDYGTSEAKTTYGVIGVKVWVYKGDTLGRNDLPAAETPRPEEERRPRGPRRDGRGDGRRDGAGRGGRRPAGTNAAPADGSDKPAGAGADSVKRVRHDAPATAADGKGE; from the coding sequence ATGGGACAGAAAATCCATCCTACCGGCTTCCGCCTTGCTGTGAGCCGCAACTGGGCCAGCCGCTGGTACGCGAGCAACCGTGACTTCGCCGGCATGCTGGCCGAAGACATCAAGGTGCGCGAGTTCCTGAAGGCCAAGCTGAAGAACGCCGCCGTGTCGCGCATCCTGATCGAGCGTCCCGCCAAGAACGCCCGCATCACGATCTACTCGGCACGTCCGGGCGTCGTGATCGGCAAGAAGGGCGAGGACATCGAGAACCTGAAGAAGGAACTCGCCACCCGCCTGGGCGTGCCGGTCGCAGTGAACATCGAGGAAGTGCGCAAGCCCGAAATCGATGCCAAGCTGATCGCCGACAGCATCACCCAGCAGCTCGAAAAGCGCATCATGTTCCGCCGCGCCATGAAGCGCGCCATGCAGAACGCCATGCGCCTGGGTGCCCAGGGCATCAAGATCATGTCGTCGGGCCGCCTGAACGGCATCGAAATCGCACGTACCGAGTGGTACCGCGAAGGCCGCGTGCCGCTGCACACCCTGCGCGCCGACATCGACTACGGCACCTCCGAAGCCAAGACCACCTACGGTGTGATCGGCGTGAAGGTCTGGGTCTATAAGGGCGACACGCTGGGCCGCAACGACCTGCCCGCCGCAGAGACGCCGCGCCCTGAAGAAGAGCGTCGTCCGCGCGGTCCGCGCCGTGATGGCCGTGGCGATGGCCGCCGTGATGGCGCTGGCCGTGGTGGCCGCCGTCCTGCCGGCACCAATGCCGCGCCTGCCGACGGAAGCGACAAGCCCGCCGGCGCTGGCGCAGATTCCGTTAAGCGCGTTCGCCATGACGCGCCCGCTACAGCAGCGGACGGTAAAGGAGAATAA
- the rplP gene encoding 50S ribosomal protein L16, translating into MLQPARRKFRKEQKGRNTGIATRGNAVSFGDFGLKSTDRGRLTARQIEAARRAISRHVKRGGRIWIRVFPDKPISTKPAEVRMGNGKGNPEYYVAEIQPGKMLYEIVGVPEELAREAFRLAAAKLPLRTTFVSRQIGA; encoded by the coding sequence ATGCTGCAACCCGCACGCCGCAAGTTCCGCAAGGAACAAAAAGGTCGCAACACCGGCATCGCCACCCGTGGCAATGCCGTGTCGTTCGGCGACTTTGGCCTGAAGTCCACGGACCGTGGCCGCCTGACGGCCCGCCAGATCGAAGCGGCTCGCCGCGCCATTTCGCGCCACGTCAAGCGCGGTGGTCGTATCTGGATCCGTGTCTTCCCCGACAAGCCGATCTCGACCAAGCCCGCCGAAGTCCGTATGGGTAACGGCAAGGGCAACCCCGAGTACTACGTGGCTGAGATCCAGCCCGGCAAGATGCTCTACGAGATCGTGGGTGTGCCCGAAGAGCTGGCACGCGAGGCGTTCCGCCTGGCGGCTGCCAAGCTGCCGCTGCGCACGACCTTCGTGTCCCGTCAAATTGGCGCTTAA
- the rpmC gene encoding 50S ribosomal protein L29, with protein MTKAAELRQKDVAALEAEVKALQKAHFGLRMQKATQQLGNTNTLRATRRDIARAKTILAEKQAAK; from the coding sequence ATGACGAAAGCTGCTGAACTCCGCCAAAAAGACGTGGCCGCGCTGGAAGCCGAAGTGAAGGCCCTGCAAAAGGCCCATTTCGGTCTGCGCATGCAGAAGGCCACGCAACAGCTGGGCAACACGAACACGCTGCGCGCCACGCGCCGTGACATTGCCCGTGCCAAGACCATTCTTGCTGAAAAGCAAGCCGCCAAGTAA
- the rpsQ gene encoding 30S ribosomal protein S17, giving the protein MTEAKPSLKRTLVGKVVSDKRAKTVTVLVERRVKHELYGKIVAKSSKYHAHDENNEYHTGDVIEITESRPLSKTKNWVATRLVQKAALV; this is encoded by the coding sequence ATGACGGAAGCCAAACCCTCCCTCAAGCGCACCTTGGTTGGCAAGGTGGTCAGCGACAAGCGTGCCAAGACCGTGACCGTGCTCGTCGAGCGCCGCGTCAAGCACGAGCTGTACGGCAAGATCGTTGCCAAGTCGAGCAAGTACCACGCGCACGACGAAAACAACGAGTACCACACGGGTGACGTGATCGAGATCACGGAAAGCCGCCCGCTGTCCAAGACCAAGAACTGGGTAGCCACCCGCTTGGTGCAAAAGGCCGCACTGGTCTAA
- a CDS encoding peroxiredoxin — MIKVGDALPAATLMEFVEVEGNGCSLGPNPVDVQKATAGKTIALFAVPGAFTPTCSAQHVPGYVAQAEAFKAAGVDEIWCLAVNDAFVMGAWARDQKTAGKVRMLADGDAVFAKATGLTLDLHGKGLGLRSNRYSMLVKDGKVAALNVEAPGKFEVSDAATLLAQAKG, encoded by the coding sequence ATGATCAAGGTCGGAGACGCGCTGCCCGCAGCCACGCTGATGGAATTCGTCGAGGTCGAAGGCAACGGCTGCAGTCTGGGCCCGAACCCCGTGGACGTGCAAAAGGCCACTGCAGGCAAGACCATCGCCCTGTTCGCCGTGCCGGGCGCGTTCACCCCCACCTGCTCGGCCCAGCACGTGCCGGGCTACGTGGCGCAGGCCGAGGCTTTCAAGGCCGCCGGCGTTGATGAAATCTGGTGCCTGGCCGTCAACGACGCCTTCGTCATGGGCGCCTGGGCGCGCGACCAGAAGACGGCCGGCAAGGTGCGCATGCTGGCCGATGGCGACGCGGTCTTCGCCAAGGCCACCGGCTTGACGCTGGACCTGCACGGCAAGGGCCTGGGCCTGCGCAGCAACCGCTACTCCATGCTGGTCAAGGATGGCAAGGTGGCGGCGCTGAATGTCGAGGCCCCCGGCAAGTTCGAGGTCAGCGACGCGGCCACGCTGCTCGCGCAAGCCAAGGGTTGA
- a CDS encoding GNAT family N-acetyltransferase translates to MEQAAVTLSVPTQAAEIDAVREIFREYAESLGVDLGFQDFEAELASLPGDYAAPRGQLLLATVDGAIAGCCALRPLDASDYPNAAEMKRLYVRKAFRGFGLGRQLAEAILDMARQAGYACVLLDTLDDMEAARALYTELGFQEIPPYYHNPVAGAHYLKADIHY, encoded by the coding sequence GTGGAACAAGCCGCCGTCACTTTGTCCGTACCGACGCAGGCCGCCGAGATCGACGCCGTCCGCGAAATCTTCCGTGAATACGCCGAGAGCCTGGGCGTGGACCTGGGCTTCCAGGATTTCGAGGCCGAGCTGGCCAGCCTGCCCGGCGACTACGCCGCGCCGCGCGGCCAGCTGCTGCTGGCCACCGTCGACGGCGCCATCGCCGGCTGCTGCGCGCTGCGCCCGCTCGACGCCAGCGACTACCCCAACGCCGCCGAAATGAAGCGCCTGTACGTGCGCAAGGCATTCCGGGGCTTCGGCCTGGGACGGCAACTGGCCGAAGCCATTCTGGACATGGCGCGCCAGGCCGGCTATGCCTGCGTGCTGCTCGACACGCTCGACGACATGGAGGCCGCCCGGGCGCTCTACACCGAGCTGGGCTTTCAGGAAATACCGCCGTACTACCACAACCCCGTGGCGGGCGCGCATTACCTCAAGGCCGACATCCACTACTGA
- a CDS encoding cytochrome b/b6 domain-containing protein: MAHTVRIWDLPTRLFHWSLAACVIGLFVSAKMGGNAMVWHLRLGYAVLALLLFRLCWGFIGGRWSRFSAFLYSPASVLRHLRGQGGAHDSVGHNPLGALSVFGLLGVLALQVGSGLLSDDEIAFSGPLTRFVSGDTVSQATGYHAGWGQGLLIALVLLHIAAIVFYTVAKRQAMVGPMLGGDKQLPTPVPASRDDALSRLAAAAVLALAGGAAWWVVQLGAF, translated from the coding sequence ATGGCCCACACCGTCCGCATCTGGGATCTGCCCACCCGCCTCTTCCACTGGAGCCTGGCCGCCTGCGTGATCGGCCTGTTCGTCAGCGCCAAGATGGGGGGCAACGCCATGGTCTGGCACCTGCGCCTGGGCTACGCGGTGCTGGCGCTGCTGCTGTTCCGCCTGTGCTGGGGCTTCATCGGCGGGCGCTGGTCGCGCTTCTCGGCCTTCCTGTACTCGCCCGCCAGCGTGCTGCGCCACCTGCGCGGCCAGGGCGGCGCGCACGACAGCGTGGGCCACAACCCGCTGGGCGCGCTCTCGGTATTCGGCCTGCTGGGCGTGCTGGCGCTGCAGGTGGGCAGCGGGCTGCTCAGCGACGATGAAATCGCCTTCTCCGGCCCGCTCACGCGCTTCGTGTCGGGCGATACCGTGAGCCAGGCCACGGGCTACCATGCTGGCTGGGGCCAGGGGCTGCTGATCGCGCTGGTGCTGCTGCACATCGCCGCCATCGTCTTCTACACCGTGGCCAAGCGCCAGGCCATGGTCGGCCCGATGCTCGGGGGCGACAAGCAATTGCCCACGCCCGTGCCCGCCTCGCGCGACGATGCGCTGAGCCGTCTGGCCGCCGCCGCGGTGCTGGCCCTGGCCGGCGGGGCGGCCTGGTGGGTAGTACAGCTCGGGGCCTTCTGA
- a CDS encoding cytochrome c produces the protein MKTIAALALAAVVATLSAPAAAQFAKAEDAIKYRQGALFVIGQHFGRLGAMAQGKIPFDAKAAQDNADVVLNMSKLPWAGFGAGTEGGKAKPAIWKEQAKYKEHSDKFEAEAVKLAAAAKTGNLDNLKAAFGDAAGTCKACHDAYRNK, from the coding sequence ATGAAGACGATTGCAGCACTTGCCCTGGCCGCCGTGGTCGCCACGCTGTCGGCACCCGCCGCCGCACAGTTCGCCAAGGCGGAGGACGCCATCAAGTACCGCCAGGGCGCGCTGTTCGTGATCGGCCAGCACTTTGGCCGCCTCGGCGCCATGGCGCAGGGCAAGATCCCCTTCGATGCCAAAGCCGCGCAGGACAACGCCGACGTGGTGCTGAACATGTCCAAGCTGCCCTGGGCGGGCTTCGGCGCCGGCACCGAGGGCGGCAAGGCCAAGCCCGCCATCTGGAAGGAGCAGGCCAAGTACAAGGAACACTCCGACAAGTTCGAGGCCGAGGCGGTGAAGCTGGCCGCCGCCGCCAAGACCGGCAACCTGGACAACCTGAAGGCGGCCTTTGGCGACGCCGCCGGCACCTGCAAGGCCTGCCACGACGCCTACCGCAACAAGTGA
- a CDS encoding TlpA family protein disulfide reductase, whose amino-acid sequence MAIKHWITGVALAAFAGIGAYVYLGAGQQAAPSSTFVLLDGSQQTTADLRGKVTLVNFWATSCTTCVAEMPDIVRTYDKYRAQGFETLAVAMSYDPPSYVVNFAESRKLPFKVAIDNTGAVARAWGDIKITPTTYIVNKRGEIVKSYVGAPDFAELHRLIEKLLAET is encoded by the coding sequence ATGGCCATCAAACATTGGATTACCGGCGTGGCACTCGCCGCCTTCGCGGGCATCGGCGCCTACGTCTACCTGGGCGCGGGCCAGCAGGCGGCGCCGTCCTCGACCTTCGTGCTGCTTGACGGCTCGCAGCAGACCACCGCCGACCTGCGCGGCAAGGTGACCCTGGTGAATTTCTGGGCCACGAGCTGCACCACCTGCGTGGCCGAGATGCCCGACATCGTGCGCACCTACGACAAGTACCGCGCCCAGGGCTTCGAGACCCTGGCCGTGGCCATGAGCTACGACCCGCCGAGCTACGTAGTGAACTTCGCCGAGTCGCGCAAGCTGCCGTTCAAGGTGGCCATCGACAACACCGGCGCCGTGGCGCGCGCCTGGGGCGACATCAAGATCACCCCCACCACCTACATCGTCAACAAGCGCGGCGAGATCGTGAAGAGCTACGTGGGCGCGCCCGACTTCGCCGAGCTGCACCGCCTCATCGAGAAACTGCTGGCCGAGACCTGA
- a CDS encoding PTS fructose transporter subunit IIA has protein sequence MSTRILLITHAPLAEALRACALHVFPDCAGDLLVLDVPPQEPPEDTLAHARALLAQGGGAQAPTLVLSDMLGATPCNVAQRLVDGMPCQRLVSGVNLPMLLRALCYRHEDVDGLVSRAVDGGKAGVMQVAASVSPQPISCNSHD, from the coding sequence ATGAGCACGCGCATTCTTCTCATCACCCATGCCCCCCTGGCCGAGGCGCTGCGCGCCTGCGCGCTGCACGTATTCCCCGACTGCGCCGGCGACCTGCTGGTGCTGGACGTGCCGCCCCAGGAGCCGCCCGAGGACACCCTGGCGCACGCGCGCGCCCTGCTGGCGCAGGGCGGCGGCGCCCAGGCACCCACGCTGGTGCTGTCCGACATGCTCGGCGCCACGCCCTGCAACGTGGCCCAGCGCCTGGTGGACGGCATGCCCTGCCAGCGCCTGGTCAGCGGCGTCAACCTGCCCATGCTGCTGCGCGCGCTGTGCTACCGCCACGAGGACGTGGACGGCCTGGTCTCGCGCGCCGTCGATGGCGGCAAGGCCGGTGTCATGCAGGTGGCGGCCAGTGTGTCGCCCCAGCCGATCTCATGCAATTCCCATGATTAA
- a CDS encoding HPr family phosphocarrier protein, with protein MIKETTTIINKLGLHARASAKLTKMAGSFPCEVFMSRGERRINAKSIMGVMMLAAGLGSVVDIETDGPQEREAMDALLALIADKFGEGQ; from the coding sequence ATGATTAAAGAAACCACGACCATCATCAACAAGCTCGGGCTGCATGCCCGCGCGTCCGCCAAGCTGACCAAGATGGCGGGCAGCTTTCCCTGCGAGGTGTTCATGAGCCGGGGCGAGCGCCGCATCAACGCCAAGAGCATCATGGGCGTGATGATGCTGGCCGCGGGCCTGGGCAGCGTGGTGGACATCGAGACCGATGGCCCGCAGGAGCGCGAGGCCATGGACGCGCTGCTGGCCTTGATTGCCGACAAGTTCGGCGAAGGCCAGTGA
- the ptsP gene encoding phosphoenolpyruvate--protein phosphotransferase, with the protein MTFAIHGLAVARGIAIGRAVLLAASHLDVAHYFIQPEQVPDEIERVRRGRNAVVHELQRLQVEMPADAPAELTALLDVHLMLLQDETLVAGIKHWISERLYNAEWALVTQLEVISRQFDEMEDDYLRERKADLEQVVERILRYMKGVASPVAAPAPPAPPAAGQQELLPGDGTDVPLVLVANDLAPADLLQFKQSVFAGFVTDVGGKTSHTAIVARSMDIPAVVGARAASQLVRQDDWVIIDGDAGVLIVDPSPIILAEYGFRQRQIELERERLIRLRHTPAVTIDGHKVELLANIEQPADTAAAVRAGAVGVGLFRTEFLFMGKGSHLPGEEEQYQAYRQVIEGMQGLPVTIRTIDVGADKPLEKGHKDDHLNPALGLRAIRWSLADPVMFRTQLRAVLRAAAYGRVNLLFPMIAHVSEIHQALAQVDLARAELDARGVAYGPVRVGAMIEVPAAALLARRFLRYFDYLSIGTNDLIQYALAIDRADESVAHLYDPLHPAVLRLVADVIAAGAEQGKSVSVCGEVAGDVAMTRLLLGLGLRSFSMHPAQILAVKQELLRADTRKLVPWAQQVLESDDPAQAMEAPAVAQEKSASSY; encoded by the coding sequence ATGACCTTCGCCATCCATGGACTGGCCGTCGCCCGGGGCATCGCCATCGGGCGTGCTGTGCTGCTGGCGGCCAGCCACCTGGACGTGGCGCACTACTTCATCCAGCCCGAGCAGGTGCCGGACGAGATCGAGCGCGTGCGCCGTGGCCGCAACGCCGTGGTGCACGAGCTGCAGCGCCTGCAGGTAGAGATGCCGGCCGACGCGCCGGCCGAGCTGACCGCGCTGCTCGACGTGCACCTGATGCTGCTGCAGGACGAGACCCTGGTGGCCGGCATCAAGCACTGGATCAGCGAGCGCCTGTACAACGCCGAATGGGCGCTGGTGACGCAGCTCGAAGTCATCTCGCGCCAGTTCGACGAGATGGAGGACGACTACCTGCGCGAGCGCAAGGCCGACCTGGAGCAGGTGGTCGAGCGCATCCTGCGCTACATGAAGGGCGTGGCCAGCCCCGTGGCCGCGCCCGCGCCGCCCGCGCCCCCGGCGGCCGGCCAGCAGGAGCTGCTGCCGGGCGACGGCACCGACGTGCCGCTGGTGCTCGTGGCCAACGACCTGGCGCCGGCCGATCTGCTGCAGTTCAAGCAGAGCGTGTTCGCCGGCTTCGTCACCGACGTGGGCGGCAAGACCAGCCATACCGCCATCGTCGCGCGCAGCATGGACATCCCGGCCGTGGTCGGTGCACGCGCCGCCAGCCAGCTCGTGCGCCAGGACGACTGGGTCATCATCGACGGCGACGCGGGCGTGCTCATCGTCGATCCCTCGCCCATCATCCTGGCCGAGTACGGCTTTCGCCAGCGCCAGATCGAGCTGGAGCGCGAGCGCCTGATCCGCCTGCGCCACACGCCCGCCGTGACCATTGACGGCCACAAGGTCGAGCTGCTGGCCAACATCGAGCAGCCCGCCGACACCGCTGCCGCCGTGCGCGCCGGGGCCGTGGGCGTGGGGCTGTTCCGCACCGAATTCCTGTTCATGGGCAAGGGCAGCCACCTGCCCGGCGAGGAGGAGCAGTACCAGGCCTACCGCCAGGTCATCGAGGGCATGCAGGGCCTGCCGGTGACCATCCGCACCATCGACGTGGGCGCCGACAAGCCGCTGGAGAAGGGCCACAAGGACGACCACCTGAACCCGGCGCTGGGCCTGCGCGCCATTCGCTGGAGCCTGGCCGACCCGGTGATGTTCCGCACCCAGCTGCGCGCCGTGCTGCGCGCGGCGGCGTATGGCAGGGTGAACCTGCTGTTCCCCATGATCGCGCACGTCAGCGAGATCCACCAGGCGCTGGCGCAGGTCGATCTGGCGCGCGCCGAGCTGGATGCGCGCGGCGTGGCCTACGGCCCGGTGCGCGTGGGCGCGATGATCGAGGTGCCCGCCGCGGCGCTGCTGGCGCGGCGGTTTCTGCGCTATTTCGACTACCTGTCGATCGGCACCAACGACCTGATCCAGTACGCCCTGGCCATCGACCGTGCCGACGAATCGGTGGCGCACCTGTACGACCCGCTGCACCCCGCCGTGCTGCGCCTGGTGGCGGATGTGATTGCCGCCGGCGCCGAGCAGGGCAAGAGCGTGAGCGTGTGCGGCGAGGTGGCGGGCGACGTGGCCATGACGCGGCTGCTGCTCGGCCTGGGGCTGCGCAGCTTCTCCATGCACCCGGCGCAGATCCTGGCGGTGAAGCAGGAGCTGCTGCGCGCCGACACGCGCAAGCTCGTGCCCTGGGCGCAGCAGGTGCTCGAATCGGACGACCCGGCCCAGGCCATGGAAGCCCCGGCGGTGGCCCAGGAAAAAAGCGCCAGCAGCTATTGA
- a CDS encoding ferredoxin--NADP reductase: MSAFLEERVLSVHHWTDRLFSFTTTRDPALRFSNGHFTMIGLKVDGKPLLRAYSIASPNWEEHLEFLSIKVPDGPLTSKLQNIQVGDTIIVGKKPTGTLLIDYLLPGKNLYLIGTGTGLAPWLSIVRDPDTYERFEKVVVVHGVREVKELAYQALFEKELPNHELLGEIVRDKLIYYPTVTREPFRNQGRITDLIASGAFPASIGLPPLDPLTDRVMLCGSPAMLADLKVMLEKRDFEEGNTSTPGDFVIERAFVEK, encoded by the coding sequence ATGAGCGCATTCCTCGAAGAGCGAGTTCTCTCCGTACACCACTGGACCGACCGCCTGTTCTCCTTCACCACCACGCGCGACCCTGCCCTGCGCTTCTCCAACGGCCACTTCACCATGATCGGCCTGAAGGTGGACGGCAAGCCGCTGCTGCGCGCCTACTCCATCGCCAGCCCGAACTGGGAGGAGCACCTGGAGTTCCTCTCGATCAAGGTGCCGGACGGCCCGCTGACCTCGAAGCTGCAGAACATCCAGGTGGGCGACACCATCATCGTCGGCAAGAAGCCCACGGGCACGCTGCTCATCGACTACCTGCTGCCCGGCAAGAACCTGTACCTGATCGGCACCGGCACGGGCCTGGCGCCCTGGCTGTCGATCGTGCGCGACCCCGACACCTACGAGCGCTTCGAGAAGGTGGTGGTGGTGCACGGTGTGCGCGAGGTCAAGGAACTGGCCTACCAGGCGCTGTTCGAGAAGGAACTGCCCAACCACGAGCTGCTGGGCGAGATCGTGCGCGACAAGCTGATCTACTACCCGACGGTGACGCGCGAGCCCTTCCGCAACCAGGGCCGCATCACCGACCTGATCGCCAGCGGCGCCTTCCCCGCCAGCATCGGCCTGCCGCCGCTGGACCCGCTGACGGACCGCGTGATGCTCTGCGGCAGCCCCGCGATGCTGGCCGACCTCAAGGTGATGCTGGAAAAGCGCGACTTCGAGGAAGGCAACACGAGCACCCCGGGCGATTTCGTGATCGAACGCGCATTTGTAGAGAAATAA